Proteins encoded in a region of the Anopheles ziemanni chromosome 2, idAnoZiCoDA_A2_x.2, whole genome shotgun sequence genome:
- the LOC131281554 gene encoding uncharacterized protein LOC131281554: protein MEIRWKRGVLALLVIAVIAIPANDASSEERHQQGLENSSKVSDTSQSDASGVESGTHPSEIGHFRSTDELIGSRGAAEPRQPTHPAGGSSKKRPPHAKENKKYRKKYVSEADYRKSMPHADVEQEEPLERTGGPSAKSSEPHSRKKRLIWVTDDGRLALPPGTSLTIAPTIALPFVRYPPDGFLSNISISLPITIDFDKLGLTDNQNPLGVLPPLFARSMGQAAGSVLADYVSDYMRIQRRKRSAPSATSDHFKITTNHLDDDENQRMPQLPVEHKHAFHGGERALLYVVVEDFLATFGLDGRACMLRAICEVHSKSLEKFGLIGEMLKLFFTASLSPYSEHLDEYVTAEKIGRGQDGPGECFPYYKDCPKSLFRASNAFQHRYQQQDQRRDGSVQDVDEDHFGNDIPSGSHEEAEYLVREPRASRSRSGHAKENTVVQLDQRDLTEMAM, encoded by the exons ATGGAAATCCGGTGGAAGCGTGGTGTACTAGCACTTCTAGTCATCGCCGTTATCGCAATCCCAGCCAACGACGCATCCTCAGAAGAACGTCACCAGCAGGGACTCGAAAACAGTTCAAAAGTGTCCGACACGAGCCAGAGCGACGCTTCCGGGGTAGAAAGCGGCACGCACCCGTCCGAAATCGGTCACTTTCGTTCGACAGACGAGCTAATTGGTTCGCGTGGGGCAGCCGAACCACGCCAACCCACCCACCCGGCGGGAGGAAGCTCGAAGAAGCGCCCGCCGCACGCCAAGGAGAACAAAAAGTACCGGAAAAAGTACGTGTCCGAAGCAGATTATCGAAAATCGATGCCGCACGCCGATGTCGAGCAAGAGGAGCCACTGGAGCGCACCGGCGGACCGTCGGCCAAATCCAGCGAGCCGCACAGCAGGAAGAAGCGCCTGATCTGGGTTACGGACGATGGCCGGCTGGCGCTACCGCCCGGCACGTCGCTGACGATTGCTCCGACGATTGCACTGCCATTTGTGCGCTATCCGCCGGACGGCTTTCTGTCCAACATCTCCATCAGTTTACCCATAACGA TTGACTTCGATAAGCTGGGCCTAACGGATAACCAGAATCCGCTCGGTGTCCTACCGCCCTTGTTTGCCCGGTCGATGGGCCAAGCTGCCGGTTCGGTGTTGGCTGACTATGTTTCGGACTACATGAGAATCCAACGGCGCAAGCGTAGCGCTCCGAGTGCTACGAGCGATCACTTCAAGATCACCACCAACCATTTGGACGATGACGAAAACCAGAGAATGCCCCAGCTTCCGGTTGAGCACAAACATGCCTTCCACGGAGGAGAACG CGCACTTTTGTATGTAGTTGTCGAGGACTTTTTGGCGACCTTTGGTTTGGACGGAAGAGCATGCATGCTTCGTGCCATATGTGAGGTGCATTCAAAGTCTTTGGAGAAGTTTGGGTTGATTGGAGAGATGCTGAAATTGTTCTTCAC AGCATCATTGTCGCCATATTCAGAGCATTTAGACGAGTACGTTACGGCAGAAAAGATAGGCCGTGGTCAGGACGGGCCAGGCGAATGCTTCCCGTACTACAAGGACTGCCCGAAGAGTTTGTTCCGCGCATCAAATGCGTTCCAGCACAGATATCAGCAACAGGACCAGCGACGGGACGGCTCCGTACAGGATGTCGACGAGGATCACTTTGGCAACGATATCCCGAGTGGTTCGCACGAGGAAGCCGAATATTTGGTGCGGGAACCACGTGCCAGTCGCTCGAGAAGCGGTCACGCCAAAGAAAATACGGTTGTGCAGTTGGATCAGCGTGATCTCACGGAGATGGCAATGTGA